From the Scatophagus argus isolate fScaArg1 chromosome 21, fScaArg1.pri, whole genome shotgun sequence genome, one window contains:
- the LOC124052208 gene encoding DELTA-actitoxin-Afr1a-like translates to MSESAEALAANLKSRRNVTIEITNVTNNYCLLDPKVYLQSGNCHSPPQPTVRPLKTEVCNFSKTSAKASGAVGVLTYDLFERKSNCAKETLAIMFSVPYDYNMYKNWVAVGIYDKGKECNESLYKEMYYNKEEGFVRVEAKGCGLTFQGKNLDIMCTMSPMGRAILKVEVWDKTFSQMSQHPC, encoded by the exons ATGAGCGAATCAGCAGAAGCTTTGGCCGCCAACCTCAAAAGCCGAAGAAATGTCACCATCGAGATCACAAACGTGACCAACAACTACTGCCTGCTTGACCCAAA GGTTTACCTGCAGAGTGGAAACTGCCACAGTCCGCCCCAGCCCACCGTGCGACCCCTGAAAACCGAGGTGTGCAACTTCAGCAAGACCAGCGCCAAAGCCTCTGGCGCGGTGGGCGTCCTGACCTACGACCTGTTCGAGAGGAAAAGCAACTGCGCTAAAGAGACACTGGCTATAATGTTCTCTGTGCCCTACGACTACAACATGTACAAGAACTGGGTGGCCGTGGGCATCTACGACAAGGGAAAAGAGTGCAACGAGAGTCTGTACAAAGAGATGTATTACAACAAAGAGGAGGGCTTCGTGCGGGTGGAGGCCAAAGGCTGTGGCCTCACGTTTCAGGGCAAGAACCTGGACATCATGTGCACCATGTCCCCCATGGGCAGGGCCATTTTGAAGGTGGAGGTGTGGGACAAGACCTTCAGCCAAATGTCACAACACCCTTGCTGA
- the LOC124052209 gene encoding bryoporin-like: MPETAESHACALTTNRNCVIEMTNVSSVYCLINPKVYMESGFVFSPPQPTVRTTKTEVCSFTKDDNTASGAVGVLTYELFDMRQRHCNEMMAIMFSVPFDYNFYKNWLGVGIFEHTRACDEKLYDLMYNGKDFTNFERHEADGSGVMYKGRMVDVRACMSDEGRAIIKLELYDKMGR; encoded by the exons ATGCCTGAGACTGCAGAGTCGCACGCCTGTGCCCTCACCACCAACCGCAACTGTGTCATCGAGATGACCAACGTGAGCTCCGTCTACTGTCTCATCAACCCAAA GGTGTACATGGAAAGTGGCTTCGTCTTCAGCCCTCCACAGCCGACCGTGAGGACCACGAAGACTGAGGTGTGCTCCTTCACCAAGGACGACAACACCGCGTCAGGTGCTGTGGGCGTCCTGACGTACGAGCTGTTCGACATGCGCCAACGCCACTGCAACGAGATGATGGCCATCATGTTCTCTGTGCCCTTCGACTACAACTTCTACAAGAACTGGCTGGGGGTGGGCATCTTTGAGCACACACGAGCCTGCGATGAGAAGCTGTACGACCTCATGTACAACGGAAAGGATTTCACCAACTTTGAGCGCCACGAGGCCGACGGCTCAGGGGTGATGTACAAGGGAAGGATGGTGGACGTGAGGGCCTGCATGTCGGATGAGGGCAGAGCCATTATTAAACTGGAGTTGTACGACAAGATGGGCAGATGA